In a single window of the Silurus meridionalis isolate SWU-2019-XX chromosome 8, ASM1480568v1, whole genome shotgun sequence genome:
- the scfd1 gene encoding LOW QUALITY PROTEIN: sec1 family domain-containing protein 1 (The sequence of the model RefSeq protein was modified relative to this genomic sequence to represent the inferred CDS: inserted 2 bases in 2 codons) gives MAASILEKQAAALKRMLNFNAPPLKNTAVEPVWKVLIYDRFGQDIISPLLSVKELRDMGITLHLLLHSDRDPIPDVPAIYFVMPTEENIDRICQDLRNQLYEAYYLNFISAISRSKLEDIASAALAANAVTQVTKVFDQYLNFITLEDDMFVLCNQNKEQISYHAINKPDIMDTDMEAIMDTIVDSLFCFFVTLGAVPIIRCPRGNAAEMVAMKLDKKLRENLRDARNSLFTGDTLGTGQFSFQRPLFVLADRNMDLATPLHHTWTYQALIHDVLDFHLNRVSLEDSVGSEVSPAGARPKKRNKKSYDLTAADKFWQKHKGSPFPEVAESVQEELDTYRAQEDEVKHLKSIMGLEGEDEGAISMLSDNTAKLTSAVSSLPELLEXKRLIDLHTNVATAVLDHIKSRKLDVYFEYEEKLMSKSTLDKSLLDIISDPDAGTPEDKMRLFLIYYITSQQPPSEGDLEHYKKALIDAGCDLSPLNYIKQWKAFTKMAAAPANYGNSGVKPMGLFSRVMNTGSQFVMXGVKNLVLKQHNLPVTRILDNLMDMKSNPETDDYRYFDPKMLRGSESSIPRNKNPFQEAIVFVVGGGNYIEYQNLVDYTKTKQGKKVIYGCSELFSAVQFLKQLSQLGQK, from the exons ATGGCGGCCTCCATCCTGGAAAAGCAGGCAg CTGCCTTGAAGCGCATGCTAAACTTTAATGCACCACCTCTAAAAAACACAGCAGTTGAACCAGTATGGAAG GTACTTATTTATGATCGCTTTGGTCAAGATATCATCTCTCCACTTCTCTCTGTGAAAGAGTTAAGAGACATGGGAATCACTCTTCACCT cTTATTACACTCAGACAGAGATCCTATACCAGATGTTCCTGCCATTTACTTTGTGATGCCGACAGAGGAGAACATAGACAGGATATGTCAA GACCTGCGAAACCAACTCTATGAGGCATACTACCTGAACTTTATTTCTGCGATCTCCAGAAGTAAACTGGAAGACATAGCAAGTGCAGCTCTTGCCGCAAATGCTGTGACTCAGGTGACCAAA GTGTTTGATCAGTATCTGAACTTCATAACACTAGAAGATGACATGTTTGTTCTCTGCAATCAAAATAAAGAACAGATCTCCTATCATG CAATCAATAAACCAGATATTATGGACACCGATATGGAAGCTATAATGGACACCATTGTTGACAGTCTCTTCTGCTTTTTTGTGACACTTG GTGCTGTTCCAATAATCAGATGTCCAAGAGGAAACGCAGCTGAAATGGTAGCTATG AAACTTGACAAGAAACTAAGAGAGAATTTGCGAGATGCTCGTAACAGCCTGTTTACTGGTGATACATTGGGCACGGGCCAGTTTag TTTCCAGAGGCCATTATTTGTTCTTGCTGACCGCAACATGGATCTTGCCACCCCTCTTCATCATACATGGACCTACCAAGCTCTCATTCATGATGTCTTG GACTTCCATCTAAACAGGGTGAGTCTAGAGGATTCTGTGGGATCAGAAGTTAGCCCAGCAGGAGCACGGcccaaaaaaaggaataaaaagagCTATGATCTCACTGCTGCCGACAAGTTTTGGCAGAAGCACAAAGGAAG CCCATTCCCTGAGGTTGCCGAATCAGTGCAGGAAGAGTTGGATACGTACAGAGCCCAGGAGGATGAGGTTAAGCATCTCAAGAGCATTATG ggctTAGAAGGGGAAGATGAGGGAGCCATTAGCATGTTGTCAGATAATACGGCCAAACTTACCTCAGCTGTCAG TTCTCTTCCAGAGCTTTTAG AAAAGAGACTAATTGACCTCCACACCAATGTTGCTACAGCTGTTTTGGACCACATTAAG TCCCGTAAACTGGATGTATACTTTGAGTATGAGGAGAAGTTGATGAGCAAGTCTACTCTGGATAAATCCCTGCTGGACATTATCAGTGACCCTGATG CTGGAACTCCAGAGGATAAGATGAGACTTTTCCTGATCTACTATATCACCTCCCAACAGCCTCCATCTGAG GGTGATCTTGAGCATTATAAAAAGGCTTTGATTGATGCTGGCTGTGATCTCTCCCCCTTGAACTACATAAAGCAGTGGAA AGCTTTTACAAAGATGGCTGCTGCACCAGCCAATTACGGTAACAGTGGTGTGAAACCAATGGG CCTTTTCTCTAGAGTCATGAACACCGGCTCACAATTTGTAA GAGGTGTGAAGAATCTGGTCTTGAAACAACAT aatttgcCAGTCACTCGGATCTTGGACAACCTGATGGACATGAAATCAAATCCG GAAACGGATGACTACAGATATTTTGACCCAAAAATGCTTCGTGGCAGTGAAAG TTCCATCCCACGGAATAAAAATCCTTTTCAAGAG GccattgtgtttgttgttggtGGGGGTAACTACATTGAATATCAAAATCTTGTTGACTACACAAAG ACCAAGCAGGGGAAAAAGGTGATTTATGGCTGCAGTGAACTGTTTAGTGCAGTGCAGTTCCTGAAACAG CTGTCTCAACTTGGGCAGAAGTAG